Below is a window of Planctomycetes bacterium MalM25 DNA.
TGCAGTTCCTCATCCTCGGGGCGAAGACCCGCGCGCTGATGGACGGACGGCCGTGCGTGGCGATCGAAGACCTCCAAGCCTTGGCTAAGCCCGTGCTGAGGCACCGCCTTGTGCTGAACTTCCAGAGCGAGAGCGAGGGCCTCTCCCCCGACGACGTGATCGACAACTTGCTGTCCGCCACCCCCACACGCGATGAGAGCCTCCGGAATGACCTCCGCTTCCGCGGAGTCCTCGCCGGCTGAGGGCGGCGCGGGCAAGTCGAGCGAGTCGCTCCCCGAGGTGCTCAAGCGTGTCGGTCGGCTCGAAGTCCGCGCAGCGCGGGTGGTCGATGGCTTCCTCAACGGCCGGCACAAGAGCCCGTACCTCGGCCGCTCGCTCGAGTTCCGCGAGCACCGCCAGTACGCCGCTGGCGACGACCTCAGGCACGTCGATTGGAAGGCGTGGGGCCGGCAAGACCGGCTCTTCGTCAAGCAGTACGAGGAAGAGACCAACCTCCGTGCGACGCTCTTGGTCGACTGCTCAGCCAGCATGGCGTTCCGTGGCGAGCGCGACGCGATGAGCAAGCACGAGTACGCGGCGACCGCCGCTTGCGCGCTCACCCACCTGCTCACGGTGCAACACGACGCGGTCGCCTGCCGGGCGTTCGCCGACGGGATCCTCGCCGAGGTCCCGCACCGCAGCGGTCACAGCCAAGTGACCGCGATCGCCGAGATGCTCGAGTCGGGTCTCGACACCCCCGGCGAGGGGGCGAGGACCGACCTCGCGGCGCTGCTCCGATCGACCGCCGATGCGATCCCACGCCGCGGGATCGTTGTGCTCCTTTCGGACTTGCTGTGTCCGGTCGAGCCCCTCGACGAGGGGCTGCGGCGGCTCACCTCCAAGGGGATCGATCCGATCGTCTTGCAAACGCTGGCCGACGACGAAATCGATTTCCCGCTGGAGGGGGCGACACGTTTCGTCGGGCTCGAGGGGGGCGTCGAACTCGACGCCAACCCGCGCGCGCTGCGCCGCGAGTACCTCGCCGCGCTGACCGAGCACCGGCGGCGGGTCGAGGCGGCTTGCGGGCGCCACGGCGCCGACTACCGCCTGGTGCGCACCAGCGAGCCGCTCGAGACGGTGCTCGTTGCGCTGCTCGCCGGGCGAGAGAGGAGGTCACGCCGACGGTGACCTTCACCTTCCCAACCCTGGCGATCGCCGGAGTGGCGCTGGCCGGTCTGCCGATCGTGATCCACCTGCTCAACCTCCGCCGCCGGCGTGTGGTCCCTTGGGCGGCGATGGATTTCCTCTTGCAGAGCGACCGCAAGAACCGCACCTGGGTGCGCCTCAGCGAGTGGCTCTTGCTGGCCGCCCGCGTGCTGGCGATCGCCGCGGTCGGCGTGCTGGCGGCGACCCCCCTCACGGCGGACCTGCTCGGGGACCTGTTCGGCGGTGAGCCGACGCATCACTTCGTGCTCTTGGACGACACGTGCAGCATGCAAAGGGGCGGGTCCAACACGACGGCTTGGGACGAGGCGACCGCCGCTCTGCAAAGGCTCGCCGATCGGGCCGAAGCGAATCGCGACACGGTGACGGTTGTTCGCTACACCGACCCGCGAACGGGCGCCCCGCCGGCGCCGATCGCCGGAGGCGACCCCGGCCTCCAGAGCGACCCCGTGAGTTGGAACGCAACCGACGCGACAATCGACGCCCCGCAGCGGCTCGCCGAGTTCAACGCCAGGGTCGCATCCGCGGAGACCGCCTCGAAACTTGCTTATGTCTTCTCCGATTTCGCCAGCCGAGATCACGCGGACCGCGAAGCCTGGTCCGGCGCTGTCCGCTCGCTCAGCGCGACGGCGGACGAAGCGGTGCTCGTTGCGTGCGGCGAACCGGCTTCCGGGAACCTGGCGATTTCGCGTTTGGCGCTCGCGCCCGGGCCGCTCGCCGCGGGGGTCGAGACCCGTTTGGAAATCGAAGTGGTCAACCACGCCGACGAGCCGGCCCCGCCGGTCGCCTTAACGCTCCATCGCAACGGGCGTCCGCTCACGGCGATCGAGGTTGGACCGTTCGAGCCCGGGGGACGCCGCGCTGTCGAGGCTCCCATCTCGTGGGCGGGCGTCGGCTTGCACGTTGTCGAAGCGAGCCTGCCCGCGGACCGTTTGACCGCCGACAACCACCGTTGGATCGCGGTCGAAGCGCCCGCTGCCCAGAAGGTGCTGTTGGTCGATGACAGCGAAGCGGGCGTCGAAGCGAGGGTCTTCGCGGCCGCGTTGCGCCCGCTCG
It encodes the following:
- a CDS encoding hypothetical protein (Aerotolerance regulator N-terminal) is translated as MTFTFPTLAIAGVALAGLPIVIHLLNLRRRRVVPWAAMDFLLQSDRKNRTWVRLSEWLLLAARVLAIAAVGVLAATPLTADLLGDLFGGEPTHHFVLLDDTCSMQRGGSNTTAWDEATAALQRLADRAEANRDTVTVVRYTDPRTGAPPAPIAGGDPGLQSDPVSWNATDATIDAPQRLAEFNARVASAETASKLAYVFSDFASRDHADREAWSGAVRSLSATADEAVLVACGEPASGNLAISRLALAPGPLAAGVETRLEIEVVNHADEPAPPVALTLHRNGRPLTAIEVGPFEPGGRRAVEAPISWAGVGLHVVEASLPADRLTADNHRWIAVEAPAAQKVLLVDDSEAGVEARVFAAALRPLGRTRSGWAPERASDLSEEALQDAAAVFVLDVERLVSADVRRLREYVVQGGGLLMACGPRTDPKWFNRAIAGGGLGGAKPLAPWRLGPPVSAPPPPAGESMLTVAEHPVVRVFAGDQNGFLSLVRTAVRRRLRQDDSPRLRKVSTDPEPGYETLVAYADGKPLLMESRYGEGRVIGLLTTAATGAEGAEPWSNLATLPVFPVLANDLAGWLAQGRLEPPRETIGDPVAKESTSRATLRRWDDSGDFLVSPGLGERAPLAPPTPGVYRRTLAGVSDAPFDAAVAASESDLASPTLSALQTRWNGVARVGRARDLFREEAAPSSRVPLHLAAATLLALLALERWLAYRNSYVSAAAPRAGEGRR